TTTGACCCTTTCTCTCCTTGCCAAGAGGGGAGACGAGACAGCACTCCTGGCTTGGCTTGCCCAGAGCTGAGGGAACCTGCAGGCCTCCAGCGGTTAGCGTGCATCCTTTCTCATCCTTAGCCCATCCAGTTGGGGCTGAGGCCGAGCGACATCCGAAGGGGGGCATGGGACCCCAGTGAACTCTCCCTTTGCACGTTAAGGAAGACGGAGGAGCCTGCCGTTAATCAGGAAACTCTGCTTCCCTGCTGGAGTTTCCAAGTGGCCGTGACCTCCCGGCCCAGGGCAGCAGCCAACGTTTGCCGGATGGTCTGCAGGAGACTTGCAGATGCCGGGCTGATAGGACCAACTGATCAGTGGTAGCCAAGCAATAAGACATGTTGGGCGGATTCTCCAGTTCTGCTGCATCTGTGTTGAATCAGATGTGAAAAGAGGGGAATGTTGTCACGGCCCAGGTGGACACTGGCTGCCTTCACAAACTCTCCCCCTTTCCGTGTCTTTAACGGCAAGCGAACTGCACAACGTAGTGTCACCTGTCCGTTACAGGTGGAAGCTGCCATCCTCCTGGTGGGGGCCTCCTCCTTCAGCACCCTTAGTTTCAGGGGGTTTTCACCTCCCGTTTCAAAATCCTATTCCGGTTCTTGTTTGTGAGTCCAAAAAGTCCTAAGCAAGAGTAATGGGGTGGTGTTTGTACAGATTAAGAATGAAGAGGGGTAGTGGAGCTGAGCATCCTTGTTTCCCACTTGGCCTCTCGAACCCCGTGAAATCAGAGCGTGACGACAAGGCTCATTCTGCCTTGAGTGAGTCAATGGATGCTAAAGGCTAATAATCGGAAAGGCATGGCAGAGTctgaagaggggagagagagagtgggcaACTGGACGCAGGGGCCCGCAGGACTGTCCTGACCTGTGTTTCCCCTCTCTTCTCAAAGGATGGGGCCTTCCCTGCCATGACCTTTGAAGTGCCACTGCCTGATGGATAGATAGGTTTACAGAGGTGCCTGCCCGGGAGTAAAAAGGATTCTGTTCCCCTTGCAAATTGCCCTTTTCACACCGAGAAACTCTAGAAGGTGCATTTTCCATGGTTCCTTCTCCGGTTGCCTTCAGATTTCCTGGATGAACCCTAGGAATGTCCCTCTTTGTGAGCATCATGCACATTTGCTGTTTGTGCATTTAAGGCCACTGTTTCTCAAGGCTCCAGAGGAGCTGCATGGGCCCATATCCACACCACATGCCCAATGGCGTCTCTGCCTTGCCCCATTCTTTACTGGACATTCCCCACATTTTCTGCTGCTTTACCTAGTAGATGTGCAGTCAGGTGCTGGGGTTTGCCTTTTCTACTAAGCTTGGAGTAGCTGGCCAGTCTccctcagcccagcccagccctggTGGCTGGGGGGGGTGTGCTTTGAGAGGCCAGCTGCTCTGAGGCGGtagtcctcttcctcttcctcttcctcacccATGGCTTGCTTTCCACGGGCTTGGCTGTAGAGTGAGGGGCCCCTCTTGCGTTTATGGCTTTAGGATTTGCTGGGAGCCCAGGGGCACCAGATAGTCAGACAGATCAAATGAGCCATATTGATGATCAGTTTTAATAATTTGGGCGAGAACGGATCTCTGAGACATCATCTTCTGTCTCCATGGTTCCAGATGCAGCCGTTCTGGCAGTAAAAAGGTATCTGGAAGTGCAGCTGCAAATTCAGGGTTgcagcaccttttaaaaatagcctgCTATttaggcagccccccccccccccggcaggtgCCACACACAAAGTGAAAGGGAAGTGTGTTTgccagaggtccccccccccaagagtcctcggtctccctccccttctttcctGTAGATGGCTGGAGGGCTCTGTCGGGGCCGCAGCCCCTCTGCTGCTGGCTGAGCCCACGGCTGAAGAGGGGGCCCCTGAGCCCagagggcagaggaagaggaggtctCGGCTGGCCCAGCAGCCTGTCCCCTCCCTcagaggcgggcgggcggggggtcGGGTCCTGCCCTGTCCACATAGGCAGGTCGGCCACGTCGCTGGCCCTTCTTCCTCTGATCCTTCTGTCTCCAAGGTGGAAAGGAGACCCTCGTCACGGCTGCGGTTTTGTCCTCTTTGCACGGAGTTGGAATCAGCGCCTGTGGCCCCGCTCTCCGAGTTGGGGGAgtgtggggcagggggaggggggagagctcCAGGGGTACAGCTTCCTAAAAGTGGACCCGCTGTGCTTCCTTCCTGAAGGCTTCCGTTGGGCTGCTCACACGCCAGCTGGGGACGTTGGACGTTGGatggatccccccccctttttttttttttgtctcttccaAAGTTCCAGGCTAAAAAGATCCGGCATTCCAGTAGCTGAAAGCCTAGCCATCCAAACAGTTGACGAAATAAACACATTCCAAATTTCAATTCAGGGAGAGAGAGGTATAAAATCTGTCTTCTAGTGTCAGGTTCCCGGGCTACAGAGCTCCCTTTTTAAGGGAGGCCAgggtctgttcccccccccccccccggcttacaGACTGACGTCTATCTTGCTTTTAAGCAGGCTGTGTTTTTTCTGTTAcaactttttgtctttttaagtGCACCTTTTTTAGTGAAGTCTTGAGAGCTGCTTTCAGTCCCAACTTTGGAGAAAAAGGCAAGACAGCCATAAATTGCATAAAGAAGAAGAATCCTTTGCAAGAACCTTCAGCACGGAGTGTTTGCAAAGCACATCTGTTTTCCCTTCAGCACTGGGCTTTTTGCTTTAATAATGATAGAAATTACCTGCCTGTTTTGACCCTCAAAATAAATGCCCTGCCCTGGAATGCTAGAACATCTTGCTTTGGAGAAACAGGAGCAGTGTATTGGCTGCCTCTCGGTCCCCTTCCCAATGAAAGGGCTGCCCGGAGCCCTGCTTGGATGAACTGGCCAGCGGCATGCTGATCCATGGTACTCCTCAGAGGCAAGCCAGAAGACTCTGCTAGTGGGTTGAGGCTGGGGAGGCGGAAGGGATTCTGAAGGGCTGAGCGGCTCTCCCAGTTCCAGGCAGCCCATTTTTGCAGGgcttttcagtgaaaaaaaaccaATCCTTTCTCTTCCCGGTTGATCCTCCTCCCAGCTGTCTTGTACGGGAACGTAGACTTCAAAGAAGCTTCGTACTTGGTCACACTTGGAAGCTGAGCAAAGATCTCCAGGGGCAGGGAGCTCAAGTCTCCAGCCTTCACCCACGAGGGCCACGACCTGCGGTTTGCAAGACCGGGCGGGTGGCGGGTGGCCTTCTCCCTCTGGCCGAGACAAATTGCCCCAACAGTTGCCGGGTCATGACTTTCTCTGGCTGAGATCCCTCCCGCCCACCGGCCTGAGGAGCGAGGAGCAGGTCAGGTGCTGTGGAGTTGGGAGGAGAAGAGGGTCCTTGGGGAtgtcttgggtgggtgggggtcaggCTGGGACACCTCTCCTGTGGCTTGCTGGAGAAGAGGCTGGtgtttcccagaatccttctCAGTCCAAGGAGGCGGCAGGCAGCGTGCTGGCTTCACTGCCTGGCCCCACTGGGTTCTAGTGTGTTGAGGAAGGGAAACCCTCCGGGACCTGCTTTCTCTTCAGGGGCCTGTATTGATGTCTCCCTCTAAGGTGGCTGGACAAGCATTTTGAACTGTTTTTCTCCCGGCAGCCAGCTGCCTTTCTTGACCcctcttctgccttttttctccAGGTGTGGTTGTGAAGGGTGATATACAATATGAGCTGTTTCATTCGTTGTCCCTTTCCTGCCGAGCCTCGGAAGGAACTGGCCTTTTTTTCTGAAGGATTTGAAGGAGTCTCTGGGGATCCTGCGGGCGGGTGAGAGCCTCGGTTGTGATGGTGGTCCGTCCCCGagtctttgcacacacacacacccccacggaTGCCCTTCCTAGACAGGAAGCCTAAAGCATTGCTCCTTTCTCCGCCACGTGCCACCCGCACCCCGTCCCGCCAAGAGCGCGTTGGACTTACCATCTTCCTTTGGTTGCTGAGGCAGAAAGTGCAGATCTGTTTGGGTTGTGAGATGTCGCTCTCCCGTCCGGGGGGGCTGCTGCTGGCGGCGCTggtgctgccgccaccgccgtgGTGGAAGAAGGCCGGGGTGGTGTGGCACGGCTGCCCGTCCCCACAGGCTTCCCCCACCAGGAGGACATTGCCCAGGTGGGAGATGTAGCTGGAGGCCAGGCGGAGCGTCTCGATCTTGGAGAGCTTCCGGTCGGCCGGCTCCGTGGGGATGAGAGTCCTCAGGGCGGTGAAGGCCGTGTTGACGCTGTTGGTGCGGTCTCGCTCCCGCGCGTTGGCCGTGTGGCGCTGGCGGGGCTCCCTGTTGATCCGGCTGCTCTTCTTGCTGCTCCGGCGCTGGCCGCCCTTGAGGCCGTACCCTCCGGCGTCCAGGTGGTAGGGCTTCTCGTCCGAACCCGAGCTCTCGCTGCCGTTCTCCTCGTCCTCGGACAGCATGCTGATCTCCGGGTAGAGGAACCGGCTCGGGGCCGAGCGCAGCATCGCGAAGGACATGGCGGGGGGCTGGAAAGCGGGCGAGGAGATTGGCCGGAGTGGGGACGGTCCTCACGGGCTGGCTGCCTCAGCTCTGCGCTCCCATGCTTTTGGGGCAGGGGGGTTGTGCACAGTGCAAGAGAGGGATGTGCCGCGTCCAGCACCGCCTCCCCCAAAAGACCTGGTGCCTGCTCTTCCTCCTtgtcgtcctcctcctccagccggGAGCCCGTGCTCTCTGCCCCCTTGCGCCCTGCCGGTCTGGGTCCAGAAAGGGGCTCCTtcctctggctggctggctggcgtcCGAGCTACGGAAGGGTTAAGTCtctcctgctgctggtgctggcgctggcgctggctggctggctggctggctggccgcaGCACACTCCTGCGCAGCTGGTGTTTCTTCCGTGCACACGTgtgtgcctcctcctcctcctcctcctcctcctcctcctccgcgtcAGGCTCCTTCTGGAGTGTGGCAGGAGCCGAGGAAGCGTTTTTATAGCGCCAGTGAGCgaccggccagccagccagccgggccGGCCCCTCCCCTCGCCTGGCTCTCCCAGCAGCTTCACGCTTACCtgagctttcttttctcttttaggCTGATGGACGGGGAGGGGGACGAGGACAGGAAAGGGGGGCGCacgggagagagagggggggcagtctcttttggggaggggcgGGAGTGGGCCTTTTGGGGGCACCTGGGCTGCTTCTCCCTCTCCAGCCAGGGGCATTTGTCTTCCAAAAGGCCGTCCGTCCGTCGTCTTGTGCTCTGATCTTGGGGCTGGAGGGTGGTCGATGGCCACTCATCTCTGCAGGAGGAGAAGTCGGTCTTGGAGAGAGACCCTGGATGCCTCTTTTCTTCTcaaccccccccaacacacacacacacacacacacctagtcCTGCCAAGCATAACCTAATtgatcctcctgctgctgctgttcatgGGGGCCAAGCAGGAAGGATTAACCCTCACGGAGCCATGCAGGACGGCTGGGTGCCTGGGTGAAGGAGCTCCCGCATGAGACGGGTTTGCTCCCAAAAAACCCTCCACGCTGGTGGATTAGCACTTGGGCTTCCTTCTCTAGGTGGCAGGATACAGTAtgttgtgtgtgtctctctctcacacgcacacgcacacacacacacacacacgcacacacacccctcaagcGAGTGCCTAGGACTCCTCATTCAAGGGAGAGGCTGCAGGGAGGCCTGTAGCCCATCCTGTTGCACCCAGGTGGgtttgcggtgtgtgtgtgtgtgtgtgtgtgtgtgtgtgtgtgtgtgcctgtgcctctttccccccccccatcccatcccaGGAGAGCACTCAGCCCCTCCACCTGCCTGGGAGAGGCTGCGAGGCAACCCATCGCCTTCTGGGGTGTTTTGCGAGGGAAGGAGGGGGCTTTTCTGCCTCTCCTGGTCTGTTTCCTAGAGCGGGACGGGCACGTTGGGAACCCCAAAGGGCTCCTCAGCCTGGCCAGGCAGGGGCGTGTTTTGCGCTGGATGGGGCCTCTggcccccaaccccaacccctgGCTGGTCTCCCAGGGCCTCTCGGCCACCGGAAGGGGCTTCTCTCTCTCAGCGGGAAGAGAGATCAGTTGGGTCTTTGGCAGGAAGCCCGGAAGGAGATGGGCAAGCGGAACAAGTCAGGCATGGATTGGGGCCGGAGCCCAAGAGCTTCCTCGGGGAGGGGGGTGCAAAGAGTGTAGGGGGGGGCGTCTTCATGGCTTGGTGATGTGAGTCTTCCCCTTGCTTTGCTTTGGGGGTCGGCCATCAGGAAGCCGAGAAAGGAGAAAGACGCCGGGAGACGAAGCCACTTTGCGGTGCTCTCAAAGGGGcgcgtcctcctcttcctcctctagtCGGTGCCCGTCCCGTCCCCAAGGGCAGTGTGGGTATTTCCCACCCGggggagaccggggggggggggagagggaagcctgctctgcctgcctgcctggagcCTGAGGATGGGTTTCCCCAGTGCCCGCTGGAAGGGCCTTGAAAACCCCATCCTGCCTTCCGCCTTCCGGACGCTTCTCGTGCGGAGGGGGCATCCCGAGAGCTGGGCCTCCCAAAAACCCACCCCCCGTGACTCCTGGTGTTccctcagattcccccccccccgccccgaatTCCCTGCTCCACGTGGACCAGCTATTTTCGAGAAAGCGCTACTGGGAAAAGAATCTGGTCCCGGCTGGCCTGCCAGgaatgcttcctcctcctcctcctcctcctcctttttctctcctttttcttcggAATGCCGTTCCGTTCCAAGAGCAACTTCCAGACGTGTGGCTGAGTGACGGCCGCTCCTTGTGGGGGTGGGACCGTCAGGGTGGGGGGGCAGCGGTGAGGAATGGATGGAGGAATGGATGGATGGGGGGAGAAGGGAGCTGCCACCCCCCCTTCCTGAACCCttgatctcacacacacacacacacacacacacacacacaccccaccccggCTGATGTGTTAACTACATGGGAGGCAACCAGGAGGGAGGCAGGTTGGGAAGCCAGAGGGAGGGCGGGGGGGGATGTGGCGTGGGGGGGGCACAGCTTAGCTTCTGGCAGCTTCCACAGAGGAGAAAGTTTCCCCGGCAGGAATGCACTGTATTtggctgccctgccctgccttgaCGGGGCCTGGGATTTAGAGCACGCAGTGATGAGGAGGGGTGTGGggagggaccgggggggggggggagccttgccCCAGCTCGTTCACCAggccccctcctccttccccccctgcTGCCCCACTCCTCTTCCCTCCGCAGGCGGTCTCTGGACTCCCCCTTTCGCAAGGAGAGCCGGAGAGTCCCCACCAAGAGAAAGGTGTGAACGTCGCACCTCGGATCTCTCCCGGCTTGGGAAGGTCCCGTCCTCAGACGCCAGCCGCTagagtcccccccacccccacccaactCAAACAAAGACGCCAAAAGAGGGAGAGGGGTCTGCCCGACTCTTTCAGGCCAGCACGGACTGGGGGGGGCTCAGCTCCCACCCTCCCATTCCCAGCGCACACTTGCCtgtattgaggggggggggagcatcccaGCAGACActtcagaaagaaggaagggaaatggTGCTGGGGAGCAGCAGGAGTCCCTGGGGGGGGTTGAGGAGGGAGCAAAGCCCTCCCCTGCCCCACAGCCCAGGCTGTCATAGCCCGTGGCTCATGGCTCCACATACGCGGACACAcgcacacccctcctcctcctcctcctcctgcctcttctACCTTCCTCTCCCCAAGAAGGGACATCTGGGGTGTGGACCCGTGGGCCTCGCCCgcgtcctcccctcccctcccctcccctccctctgtgccctgggtggagggagggaggccacgGTGGAGGAAGGGGGTCCCTTCTTGGGACCCAAAccctctctctcccactcctccGCCCCAGCCAGGAACTGTTTATGCCCTGGCACGTGTTTATGGGGTCCAGATGGTGCAGCCTAGGAAGGtgatgggtgggggtgggggggtcattGAGCAGGTCAAGACGTGGGGGCTCCGTTCATCCCTCCCTCTAACAGGCGGCCTGTCattgggagaaagggggggtgtCCCTCTGCAGcggaagggagaagggagagcgGGATGGGGTGGCTTCCCAAGGCAAGGGGGCGGCTTGGCTCCTCCAGAGGCCCTGTGGGTTGGCCGGTGGGGAtgggacaggacaggacaggtgGCCCCCTGTGGCATGAGGTCTCCCTTGACCTCCCCCCACAGTGCTTCCTGCCGTGCTCCCACTGACAAGGGAATATTCCTTCTCAGGCACCCACAGGTAGCTTGCCTTCCCAGCcgtggggagagggaggagatgAGGGGCagggcctcctcctccccccccccagccatccctcttacctgcCAGAGGCCCCTCCAGGtgccctggggagggggggggagctgtcTCCAAGGGTCTCCTGTGGGCTAGACGGGTCAGTTCCTGCTCCCTTTCCCAGCCCATCATGCCATTCTCTCTGCCTGCTCTTCCCTTGgccgcaccaccaccaccaccaccaccaccaccctcgaAACggcagaaagggagaggaaagcctCCAGGGCCCAGCTGTCGGTTGTCAGCAGCGCTGCTGGCCTTGGGTGCGAAAGACGGTTGCTGGGAGGCCAGTGGTGTCGGTTGGCTCAGGGACAAGGTGTGGGGCCCATGAGCTGAAAGTGGATCCTTGGCTGGCCTGAACTCTGAAATGGGGGCTGGGGGCGCTGGGGACACTTTGCGGGCGGTGGCCTGGCCAGAGGAAAGAGGCTCTTTCTCGGCAGGcacgcccccccacacacacacaaaaagggtgaGGGTCATTAGAGACACTGGCCTGCCCTGGCTCTCTGTGGCCTCTGGACCCGGCTGAAGACCTTTGCGCTGGTCCAGCGTCTCCAGAACCTCTGTCGTCGTCTCAGGCTTGTCTTGAGCCGCCCGAGGGCTCTGCTCTGCGGCTGTTCTCGGTTGTGTTGTCGTCCTGAGGATTTGATATTGCAGGCGGGCCATCAGCGGAGCAACTAAGGGAAGAGAAGCAGATCATACacggggggaggggaggcgaggCGGGGGGATGTGGTGGGGGGATAGGCAGCGGTTGGGGAGCAGAGGGGCAGCGCTTAGCTGACGGCTTTGGAAAGACTTCCAGAGGTTTTCCCCGAGCATTGTTGTGTGGAGGGCCCTCCCAGGCCTGCCTCTGTCTTCCTCAccctcacacacacccctacaaagtttctcttcttccttccttccccccccccccaaacaggacATCCGCAACACCGTGGGCAACATCCCCATGGAGTGGTACCAAGACTTCCCGCACATCGGCTACGACCTGGATGGCCGGAAGATCTTCAAGCCCCTTCGCACCAAGGATGAGCTGGACAAGTTCTTGGAAAAGATGGAGAACCCGGATTACTGGTGAGGGGCTCTGGGCCGGCTGAGAGTGGGTGGGGGTctttggaggaggcagggaggatGGGCCCCCTCTGCTACACTTCACTGTCTTCATGTCTTTGTAGTCCTGCCTTGGGGGAAGGTTGGacaccatttattttattctttcaaggagaagggtgggggtgggaaacattttaattacagtggtgccttgcatagcaacattaatccgtgcagcaaaaatcgctgctaaccgatttcgtcgctatgcgattttaaaaagcccatagaaacgcattaaaacctgtttaaagcgttcctatgggcaaaaaactgaccttaaagcaaagatcctccatacggcggccattttcactgcctcttaagcaagaaatccgtccctaaacacagcgggcggccatttttttttacccggcggccattttggaacctatcagctgttaaaaaatcgctttgcgatgagcgaaacagggaaccgatcattgcaaagtgaaaaaaatgcataggaaacatcgcaatgcgatcgcttttgcgatcacaaaaagttcatcgctatgcagtttcgttgctaaacggagcgcccattaagcgaggcaccactgtaattggtttgtATACTGCCTCTCTGGTGGCCTTCTAGTTCCCTCCCAAGTTCACTTTCCTctgcttcatagaatcatagttaaataaataaagacaccCCGTTACTCATGCTGGTTCCCACGTCACCTTGTCTCGGGGCCTTCTGTGCCACAGGTCTGTAAAGCTGTGAAGTGGGGCGTTCAGAAGTGGGGCAAGCCCACGGCAGACCAGAAGCTGGAGTTGCAGCGGGGTGGGCCACACGTGGCCTCTTGGCTGCGGGGCTTCATCCAGAAGGGCCTTTCCTGCCGCCTCTGCCCAGGAACCCTGGGCGGTTTAGCCAAGCGCCTCCCTCCCGATCTGTTCCTCGTCCCTTCCTTCTGGAGGTGAAGGACaacttgtgtgtgagagaggggcaCACTCTCACCTCACCCCCCCCACGGCTCCTCTAGGCACTCCGGGGGGGCCCTTGCTCTTCACCAGGGGCCCCAGTGCGAATGTGGCTGTGGCCTGAAGGGGGGGACCCATGAAAGGGGGGCCTTATCAAACGACAGGCAGAGCCAGGAGCGGGATCCCAGCCCGCCCCTCGGACGTCATTGCCGGCCCTGGTGACTGAGGCTGAGAGGGTTCGGAGCCCCACCTAAGAGTCCCCCCGCTCCCAGTTTACATAAAGCGACCTCCTCGAGATCCAGTGTATGTCGTAGGAAGAATGGCCAGctcctttgcgggggggggggggaacagaggcCTCAGCGGTAGCCCCCTTGACCCAAGTGGGCAGGGGTGAGGATGTGCTCCCCAGGGCTGTCCTGGGAGGGGAGGGTCTAAGAGAGCAGCCTGCTCACGGGCGGGTCTtgtccacctcctcctt
This sequence is a window from Pogona vitticeps strain Pit_001003342236 chromosome 4, PviZW2.1, whole genome shotgun sequence. Protein-coding genes within it:
- the SCX gene encoding basic helix-loop-helix transcription factor scleraxis, with translation MSFAMLRSAPSRFLYPEISMLSEDEENGSESSGSDEKPYHLDAGGYGLKGGQRRSSKKSSRINREPRQRHTANARERDRTNSVNTAFTALRTLIPTEPADRKLSKIETLRLASSYISHLGNVLLVGEACGDGQPCHTTPAFFHHGGGGSTSAASSSPPGRESDISQPKQICTFCLSNQRKMSKDRDRKTAIRS